The Argentina anserina chromosome 3, drPotAnse1.1, whole genome shotgun sequence genome includes a region encoding these proteins:
- the LOC126786729 gene encoding glycosyltransferase BC10 produces MFSTPFVLSFALLLSLPLLFLLAPHFLPPNTTQLPIPAADEVSDQALFSRAVRSKSSFTRFSLDSKTKPKIAFLFLTNSDLHFAPLWQRFFSKTAPNLYNIYVHSDPSINVTIPPGVFHDRFIASRRTYRASPTLISATRRLLATAVLDDPANTFFAVLSQHCVPLHSFRYVYRSLFASPTFDRTRPPSDSDAELTRMGVNAPYKSFIEILSKSTNLWKRYAARGRFTMMPEVPFDKFRVGSQFFLLTRHHALVVLKDRQLWKKFRLPCYREDECYPEEHYFPTLLSMADPDGCTHYTLTRVNWTGTTNGHPYTYRPGELSAKLIYQLRQSNYSESYLFARKFSPDCLKPLLGLSEKVIFRD; encoded by the coding sequence GTCCTCTCCTTCGCCCTCCTCCTCTCCCTccccctcctcttcctcctcgcCCCTCATTTCCTCCCACCCAACACCACCCAACTCCCCATCCCCGCCGCCGATGAAGTCTCCGACCAAGCCCTCTTCTCCCGCGCCGTCCGATCCAAGTCCTCCTTCACCCGCTTCTCCCTCGACTCCAAAACCAAACCCAAGATCGCCTTCCTCTTCCTCACCAACTCCGACCTCCACTTCGCCCCTCTCTGGCAGCGCTTCTTTTCCAAAACTGCCCCCAATCTTTACAACATTTACGTCCACTCCGATCCCTCCATCAACGTCACCATCCCTCCCGGCGTCTTCCACGACCGCTTCATCGCCTCCAGGCGCACCTACCGCGCCTCCCCTACTCTCATCTCCGCCACCCGCCGCCTCCTCGCCACCGCCGTCCTCGACGACCCCGCCAACACCTTCTTCGCCGTCCTCTCCCAGCACTGCGTCCCCCTCCACTCCTTCCGCTACGTCTACCGCTCCCTCTTCGCCTCCCCCACCTTCGACCGCACCCGCCCGCCCTCCGACTCCGACGCCGAGTTGACTCGGATGGGAGTCAACGCCCCTTACAAGAGCTTCATTGAGATCCTCTCCAAATCCACCAATCTCTGGAAGCGCTACGCCGCCCGCGGCAGGTTCACCATGATGCCGGAGGTCCCCTTCGACAAGTTCCGGGTCGGCTCGCAGTTCTTTCTCCTCACGCGCCACCACGCCTTGGTGGTCTTGAAAGATCGCCAGCTGTGGAAGAAGTTCAGGCTGCCGTGCTATCGGGAAGACGAGTGTTACCCGGAAGAGCACTACTTCCCGACGCTTTTGTCAATGGCGGATCCGGATGGGTGTACCCATTATACTCTGACCCGGGTTAACTGGACGGGTACCACAAACGGGCACCCGTATACTTACCGACCCGGCGAACTGTCGGCCAAGCTTATATACCAACTGCGGCAGTCCAATTATTCCGAGTCCTACTTGTTTGCGAGGAAATTCTCGCCGGATTGCTTGAAACCCTTGTTGGGTTTATCGGAGAAGGTCATTTTCCGGGACTGA